In the Terriglobales bacterium genome, one interval contains:
- the lolA gene encoding outer membrane lipoprotein chaperone LolA, giving the protein MTAPRVRAALSAALTWGILFATAARAQSVSDVASRVDRYYNRLSSMKAAFTETYRGAGIDRTESGTLLLKKPGRMRWDYASPRAKLFVADGSTAWFYVPGERQARKADIKKLDDLRSPLRFLLGKTRLRKELNGLSIATDVHPLNPDTTILRGIPKGMEDRVQQVQIEVNPAGQIIRIRVEEVDGATTEFRFTNIEPNAPVDSALFRFKPPDGVEVVEESSL; this is encoded by the coding sequence TTGACGGCGCCCCGCGTTCGCGCCGCGCTCTCTGCGGCGCTAACGTGGGGAATACTTTTCGCCACCGCCGCCCGCGCCCAATCCGTCTCCGACGTCGCCTCCCGCGTCGACCGCTACTACAACCGGCTCTCCTCCATGAAGGCCGCGTTTACCGAAACCTATCGCGGCGCAGGCATCGACCGCACCGAATCCGGCACACTCTTGCTCAAGAAGCCCGGACGCATGCGCTGGGACTACGCCTCTCCCCGCGCCAAGCTCTTCGTCGCCGACGGCAGCACCGCCTGGTTCTACGTTCCGGGCGAGCGCCAGGCGCGCAAGGCCGACATCAAGAAGCTCGACGACCTTCGCTCCCCGCTCCGCTTCCTGCTCGGCAAAACCAGGCTCCGGAAGGAACTCAACGGCCTCTCCATCGCCACAGACGTCCACCCGCTGAACCCAGACACCACCATCCTCCGCGGCATTCCGAAAGGCATGGAGGACCGCGTCCAGCAGGTCCAAATCGAAGTCAACCCCGCGGGACAGATCATCCGCATCCGCGTCGAAGAAGTGGACGGCGCCACCACCGAGTTCCGCTTCACCAACATCGAGCCCAACGCCCCGGTCGACAGCGCCCTGTTCAGGTTCAAACCACCCGACGGAGTGGAAGTCGTCGAAGAGAGCAGCTTGTGA